The following proteins are encoded in a genomic region of Ovis canadensis isolate MfBH-ARS-UI-01 breed Bighorn chromosome 12, ARS-UI_OviCan_v2, whole genome shotgun sequence:
- the TNNI1 gene encoding troponin I, slow skeletal muscle: MTGVSQRGAPAAHGACGFSSLEWPLCVLSAFSLGPVPVALSQPVCVVLPPIPVALPPSPWPCPPSPWPCPNLSLWPRTPSLWPRPPSLLFSPPEAEHCPHLLCFLPLSAPGLPVTDARSERKPKITASRKLLLKSLMLARAKECWDQELEEREAEKKRYLAERVPALQTRGLSLSALQDLCRDLHAKVEVVDEERYDIEAKCLHNTREIKDLKLKVLDLRGKFKRPPLRRVRVSADAMLRALLGSKHKVSMDLRANLKSVKKEDTEKERPVEVGDWRKNVEAMSGMEGRKKMFDAAKSPTTQ, from the exons ATGACTGGTGTTTCCCAGCGAGGGGCTCCAGCAGCCCATGGAGCCTGTGGCTTTTCCTCCTTGGAGTGGCCCCTCTGTGTGTTGTCTGCATTCTCTCTGGGCCCCGTCCCCGTGGCCCTGTCCCAGCCTGTCTGCGTggtcctgccccccatccccgtGGCCCTGCCCCCGTCCCCGTGGCCCTGCCCCCCATCCCCGTGGCCCTGTCCCAACCTGTCCCTATGGCCCCGCACCCCATCCCTATGGCCCCGTCCCCCGTCCCTGTTGTTCTCCCCACCGGAAGCTGAGCACTGTCCACACTTACTCtgttttcttcccctctctgccCCTGGCCTTCCTGTGACGGACGCCCGCAGCGAG aGAAAACCCAAGATCACTGCCTCCCGCAAACTCCTGCTGAAG AGCCTGATGCTGGCCAGAGCCAAGGAGTGCTGGGATCAGGAGCTCGAGGAGCGCGAGGCTGAGAAGAAGCGCTACCTGGCGGAGCGCGTCCCCGCGCTGCAGACCCGCGGGCTGTCGCTCAGCGCCCTGCAG GACCTGTGCCGTGACCTGCATGCCAAAGTGGAGGTGGTGGACGAGGAGCGCTACGACATCGAGGCCAAGTGCCTGCACAACACCAGGGAG ATCAAAGACCTGAAGCTCAAGGTGCTGGACCTGCGCGGGAAGTTCAAGCGCCCCCCGCTGCGGCGCGTGCGCGTCTCCGCGGACGCCATGCTGCGCGCCCTGCTGGGCTCCAAGCACAAGGTGTCCATGGACCTGCGCGCCAACCTCAAGTCCGTGAAGAAGGAGGACACAGAGAAG GAACGGCCCGTGGAGGTGGGCGACTGGAGGAAGAACGTGGAGGCCATGTCTGGCATGGAGGGCCGCAAGAAGATGTTCGATGCCGCCAAGTCCCCGACCACCCAGTAG
- the LAD1 gene encoding ladinin-1 isoform X1 yields MSVSRKSWAALSSLTRQWTLEDEEEQERERRRRHRNLSFAADDEDPPAPERLLSVEEAEGPQPPAPDPRDEEDVRAVLRTRQERRQRRREAPLSEPREAPVSEPREARHPPPAPEERVQSPSGRRLSPQRGSTDEGGLAGRAPAGSEKPSAAGKTLQPEVSLDPETPSPSKCSVSQKIAVLDERAFSGRRVVPDKASVSEKRLVSEKATVFEKTLAPETQLAPGRAMAPAQPQAREHPASVERPPSPRGQRGAGGAGPEKEPESSAGPLPRVGSLPPVTLQVRTRSMEAEAEPPSPTPASPTFSSALQRSSPRTISFRMSPRRDSSEVALTRSASVRIPASSVKLGPKLERYHSAIQRSGSVKSSSPSRTEFLVAPVDVASKRHLFEKELVGQSREGPASSRKENLQLSGVVTSRLNLWISRTQESTQQGPQNQETQRESAAGRRPQWRKKPEPPLGAEVCGGPGAGAAVPGERGPV; encoded by the exons ATGTCggtcagcaggaagagctgggcCGCTCTGTCCAG CCTGACCCGGCAGTGGACCCTGGAGGATGAGGAGGAACAGGAGCGAGAACGCCGGCGGCGACACCGGAACCTGAGTTTTGCCGCGGACGACGAGGACCCGCCGGCCCCCGAGAG ACTGCTGAGCGTGGAGGAAGCAGAGGGGCCCCAGCCACCAGCCCCAGACCCCAGAGATGAGGAGGATGTCCGGGCCGTCCTGAGGACGCGGCAGGAACGGAGGCAGAGGCGCCGGGAGGCCCCCCTCTCTGAGCCGCGGGAGGCCCCCGTCTCGGAGCCGCGGGAGGCCAGGCATCCACCCCCGGCCCCCGAGGAGCGGGTGCAGTCGCCTTCTGGCCGGAGACTGAGCCCGCAGCGCGGCTCCACGGATGAAGGGGGCCTGGCAGGCAGGGCGCCTGCAGGCTCCGAGAAGCCGTCTGCTGCAGGGAAGACACTTCAGCCGGAAGTGAGCCTGGATCCTGAGACCCCCAGCCCCAGTAAATGCTCTGTGTCCCAGAAGATTGCTGTGCTGGATGAGAGAGCCTTCTCAGGAAGGAGGGTGGTTCCAGACAAAGCCAGTGTCTCGGAGAAGAGACTGGTGTCTGAGAAAGCCACTGTCTTCGAGAAGACGCTGGCCCCCGAGACGCAGCTGGCCCCAGGCAGGGCCATGGCCCCAGCGCAGCCCCAGGCCCGGGAGCACCCAGCCTCAGTGGAGCGCCCGCCCAGCCCCAGGGGGCAGCGGGGTGCTGGGGGCGCTGGGCCTGAGAAGGAGCCTGAGTCCTCGGCGGGGCCTCTGCCCCGGGTTGGCAGCCTCCCGCCTGTCACTCTGCAG GTGAGGACCCGCAGCATGGAGGCTGAGGCAGAGCCCCCCTCGCCGACACCGGCCTCGCCCACCTTCAGCAGCGCCCTGCAGCGCTCCAGCCCCCGCACCATCTCCTTCAGG atGAGCCCCCGGAGAGACAGCTCAGAGGTGGCCTTAACCCGCAG CGCCAGCGTGAGGATCCCGGCTAGCTCAGTCAAATTAGGCCCGAAGCTGGAGCGATACCACTCAGCCATACAG AGATCAGGGTCTGTCAAGAGTTCAAGCCCATCCCGCACCGAGTTCCTCGTGGCTCCTGTGGATGTCGCCAGCAAGCGCCACCTCTTCGAGAAAGAGCTGGTGGGCCAGAGCCGAGAGGGCCCAGCCTCCAGCCGCAAG GAGAACTTGCAGCTCTCAGGGGTGGTGACGTCACGGCTCAACCTGTGGATCAGCAGGACCCAGGAGTCAACACAGCAGGGCCCGCAG AACCAGGAGACGCAGAGAGAGTCGGCAGCTGGCAGGAGGCCCCAGTGGAGGAAGAAGCCAGAGCCCCCGCTGGGTGCTGAGGTGTGTGGCGGCCCAGGGGCTGGGGCGGCTGTCCCTGGAGAACGCGGGCCG GTGTGA
- the LAD1 gene encoding ladinin-1 isoform X2, producing MSVSRKSWAALSSLTRQWTLEDEEEQERERRRRHRNLSFAADDEDPPAPERLLSVEEAEGPQPPAPDPRDEEDVRAVLRTRQERRQRRREAPLSEPREAPVSEPREARHPPPAPEERVQSPSGRRLSPQRGSTDEGGLAGRAPAGSEKPSAAGKTLQPEVSLDPETPSPSKCSVSQKIAVLDERAFSGRRVVPDKASVSEKRLVSEKATVFEKTLAPETQLAPGRAMAPAQPQAREHPASVERPPSPRGQRGAGGAGPEKEPESSAGPLPRVGSLPPVTLQVRTRSMEAEAEPPSPTPASPTFSSALQRSSPRTISFRMSPRRDSSEVALTRSASVRIPASSVKLGPKLERYHSAIQRSGSVKSSSPSRTEFLVAPVDVASKRHLFEKELVGQSREGPASSRKENLQLSGVVTSRLNLWISRTQESTQQGPQNQETQRESAAGRRPQWRKKPEPPLGAEV from the exons ATGTCggtcagcaggaagagctgggcCGCTCTGTCCAG CCTGACCCGGCAGTGGACCCTGGAGGATGAGGAGGAACAGGAGCGAGAACGCCGGCGGCGACACCGGAACCTGAGTTTTGCCGCGGACGACGAGGACCCGCCGGCCCCCGAGAG ACTGCTGAGCGTGGAGGAAGCAGAGGGGCCCCAGCCACCAGCCCCAGACCCCAGAGATGAGGAGGATGTCCGGGCCGTCCTGAGGACGCGGCAGGAACGGAGGCAGAGGCGCCGGGAGGCCCCCCTCTCTGAGCCGCGGGAGGCCCCCGTCTCGGAGCCGCGGGAGGCCAGGCATCCACCCCCGGCCCCCGAGGAGCGGGTGCAGTCGCCTTCTGGCCGGAGACTGAGCCCGCAGCGCGGCTCCACGGATGAAGGGGGCCTGGCAGGCAGGGCGCCTGCAGGCTCCGAGAAGCCGTCTGCTGCAGGGAAGACACTTCAGCCGGAAGTGAGCCTGGATCCTGAGACCCCCAGCCCCAGTAAATGCTCTGTGTCCCAGAAGATTGCTGTGCTGGATGAGAGAGCCTTCTCAGGAAGGAGGGTGGTTCCAGACAAAGCCAGTGTCTCGGAGAAGAGACTGGTGTCTGAGAAAGCCACTGTCTTCGAGAAGACGCTGGCCCCCGAGACGCAGCTGGCCCCAGGCAGGGCCATGGCCCCAGCGCAGCCCCAGGCCCGGGAGCACCCAGCCTCAGTGGAGCGCCCGCCCAGCCCCAGGGGGCAGCGGGGTGCTGGGGGCGCTGGGCCTGAGAAGGAGCCTGAGTCCTCGGCGGGGCCTCTGCCCCGGGTTGGCAGCCTCCCGCCTGTCACTCTGCAG GTGAGGACCCGCAGCATGGAGGCTGAGGCAGAGCCCCCCTCGCCGACACCGGCCTCGCCCACCTTCAGCAGCGCCCTGCAGCGCTCCAGCCCCCGCACCATCTCCTTCAGG atGAGCCCCCGGAGAGACAGCTCAGAGGTGGCCTTAACCCGCAG CGCCAGCGTGAGGATCCCGGCTAGCTCAGTCAAATTAGGCCCGAAGCTGGAGCGATACCACTCAGCCATACAG AGATCAGGGTCTGTCAAGAGTTCAAGCCCATCCCGCACCGAGTTCCTCGTGGCTCCTGTGGATGTCGCCAGCAAGCGCCACCTCTTCGAGAAAGAGCTGGTGGGCCAGAGCCGAGAGGGCCCAGCCTCCAGCCGCAAG GAGAACTTGCAGCTCTCAGGGGTGGTGACGTCACGGCTCAACCTGTGGATCAGCAGGACCCAGGAGTCAACACAGCAGGGCCCGCAG AACCAGGAGACGCAGAGAGAGTCGGCAGCTGGCAGGAGGCCCCAGTGGAGGAAGAAGCCAGAGCCCCCGCTGGGTGCTGAG GTGTGA